CCTCAAGGTAACACCGGCGCTCAAGGACCTACCGGGGACCAAGGACCTACTGGACCTCAAGGTAACACGGGTGCTCAAGGACCTACGGGGGCCCAAGGGCCAACCGGCGGTGCTACGGGACCTCAAGGGCCTCAAGGCAACACCGGTGCCCAAGGACCTACGGGCGCTACTGGTGCTACGGGACCAAACTTCCCAGTTGCGACAATTGTTGTACAAAATAATATTCAACAAACTGTACTCCAATTTAATAAATTCATTTTCAGCACTGCAATTAATGTAAACAATATTATTTTTAACGGTACAGACACAGTTACAGTTGTCAACGCTGGTATTTATGTAATTAGCGTCTCCATCGCTACAACTGCACCAGGATGTGCTCCACTTGGTGTTGGAATTTCGATAAATGATGCAGTCGCAACAGACAATTTCTCCTCTAATTTAATAGGCGACTCACTTTCCTTTACAACAATTGAAACCTTAGCAGCTGGCGCAAATATTTCTGTCCAATCTACCCTTAGCGAGATTACGATTCCTGCAACCGGAAACACTAATGTTCGACTCACTGTATTTAGAATCGCGTAAATTTCAATCCTATATAGTTAATAACAAATAAAAAAAGAGCGAGAAAACTCGCTCTTTTTTGTTATGTACAGTTAATTACTATTCTAATTCAATTGAAACATTTTTCTGAGGTACAAATGTAGAAATTGCATGCTTATAAATAAGCTGTTGCTTACCCTCTGTTTCCAGTAAGACTGTAAAGTTATCAAAACCTTTAATTAATCCACGAAGCTGGAAACCATTTAATAAGTACAGCGTCACAAACGTATTCTCTTTACGGAGTTGATTTAAAAACTGATCTTGAATATTGATTGATTGCTTCATGTCGAATCCTCCTCTTTTTCTCTACTTACATATTATTCGACTTTCATTGTAGCTTTCCTTCTATGTATCGCAAAATTTCTGACGTTTTTTCACCATTAGTAACATCAAACCACGAAACATCCATTTTATTACGGAACCACGTTAATTGACGTTTTGCATAACGGCGTGAATTCGTCTTTAATTGCGATACAGCTTCTTCTAACGAAACGCGCCCTTCAAAATAATCATATAGTTCTTTATAACCAATCGCTTGAATAGATTGGCAATCTCGAACTCCATTTTTATATAACCCCTCTACTTCTTGTAATAACCCTTGTTTAAGCATTAGGTCGACGCGTAAGTTGATGCGATCATATAGCATGGATCGATCCATTGTCAAGCCAATTAATGAAACATCGTACAACAACTTGTTTTCTTGCTTCTCAAGTTGATCGCTCATTTTTTGTCCTGTTGTATGAAAAATTTCTAACGCCCGTATGACACGCCTCACATTATTTGCATGAATACGATTCGCACTTTCCGGATCTACCTCTTGCAACTTTTTATGTACATATTCCACACCATGCTCTAACGCTAATTTTTCCATCTGTTCTCGATACAAAGAATCTCCAGCCTCATCAGTAAACTGATAGTCGAATAAAACAGATTGTATATAAAGACCGGTTCCACCAACGATAATCGGTAATTTTCCACGTTCTGTAATTTCTCGAATATGACCGCGAACAAGTTCTTGAAATTCCGCTACAGAAAATGAATCTTCCGGATTTTTAATATCAATCATATAGTGCGGAATTCCTTCCATTTCATCTGTTGTCACCTTTGCAGTTCCGATATCCATCGTACGATAAATTTGCATTGAATCACCGCTAATAATTTCACCGTTTAATGTTTTCGCAATGTCAATACTTAGTTTCGTCTTTCCGACAGCAGTTGGTCCAATGATGACAGCAACTTTTTCACGTTGCGCTTCTCCCATACAATTCAACTCTCTTTATGTAATATACTCCACTTGAACATTATATCCAATCTTACCAATTTTAATGGTAAGATTGCAAGTTCTTTGAATACAGTACATGAAATTATACTATCCGATAAAATAATCAGACATAGTTTGTCCATTCCTACATATATATGTAAAAAATAAATCGGAGAGGATACGATAACTATGAGACAAGCTACTATCGATTTTTCAACATTAATAAAAGAGCTTATTTTAGCTACAGCTACAAAAGAAAAGAATTGTTCACAGGAAGAATTGTATTTCGCCTTAAACTGCTTACTTCGTTCCTTCCATTCTACACTTGAAGAAACCACATTGGATACACACAATATAGAATATATACAAACTCAATTTTGCAGTGCCTATAAAATTATTACCGGCCGTACAATATACCCTTTTCAATAATTCTTATATAATCTCCAAATGGCTGCTTGATAATTTTCAAGCAGCCATTTAATAATACTAGATTACTTTAAAATTTTCACCTTAACAGATTTACGACCCCAATTGTCAGCAGTGCTATCAGATCCAACTAGAACGTCGATACGGTTACCTTTAATCGCACCGCCAGTATCACCAGCGATCGCTTCCCCATAACCTTCAACCCATACTTTTGATCCAAGTGGAATTACTTTCGGATCAACAGCAATTACTTTCATGTTTGGATTCGCTGTTAAATCATGCCCCATTGCAGTTAGCACACGACCACCATATGTGCCATTTTCACCCGGATGAGCTGTATACGCTGTTGCTTCAACTGTTATTTCACGTCCACCAGAAGGCCCACTTGTCTCAACTGCTTTTGCTACAGGTTTTGCCGCTGGCTTCTCTTGCACTACTGGCTCTTCCGATTTAGACTTAACTTGCGCTTCAGTTTGAACAGGTGTTTTCACTTTAGCCTTGGCTGGTGCTTCAGTTTGAACAGGCGCTTCTTGTTTTTCAACAACAGGTACTTTACCTGTTAAGAACGGCACGTGAACATACGCAGGTTTTCCGTTATATTCAAATTGCAACCATTCATTTTGTATTTGCTTCGTCGTTTCAATCATATCATCTTTTTTAAGTGTACCAAGAATTTCTGAATCAGTATTTGCTCCAGCACGTACGTTTAATACATTCGCTGTTACATAATATATACTTTTTGTAAACTCAGCACTTACGAATACATCTTTACCATCAAATTTAATCTTTGACCATCCGTTTTCTGTATTTATAACCTCTAATTGATTACCACTTAATAGTTTACCAACAACAGTTGAATCTACAGTTGGGTTTTCTCTAACGTTTAATACATCTGTTGTTACAATCGTTTCTGCCTTAGCAGAAGTTGCAAAAATTACAATACCAAAAACCGCTGCCGTTGCTATACCAATTAATTTTTTCATGAATAGCCTCCATTTGCTTTGTTTTCGTGTTCTCATTATAGCAACAGTTTTTTTAAGAATTTCAAAAATCACACAATTACAAAGCATTCGTAATAAACGATTAATGATTTGTAATATAAATTTCCATAAAAAAAAAGCATTATCATTAAAATCCACAAGGATTTCCATATATTCCCCAACATATTAGCACAAGAATTTTTTTCCATAAAAAATTACAGTATTACTTTTTTGTTACAAAAAAATCACATTTCATTACATCTTTTACCAAAATCCATCAATTTTCATTTATTATATTATTTTTTTGAGAATAAAAAGGGACAACTACTATTAGCTGTCCCTTTTCAATCCTTATTAAACTTTCTTTTTCCATATCCCGATCATAAGAGCTGCTACAATAGAACCGATTAATATCGAACAAATATACAACCACGGTTTATTCACCAATAATATTACAAACAGCCCTCCATGCGGCGCTGGTAACGTAACTTGGAATAACATCGATAAAGCACCAGCTAGACCCGAACCGATAACACAACTTACAATGACACGAATTGGATCTGCCGCGGCAAATGGAATTGCACCTTCTGTAATAAACGATGCCCCCATAATATAGTTTGTCAAGCCAGATTTACGCTCCGCTTCTGTAAATTTCGATTTAAAAAATGTAGTAGCGAATGCAATTGCAAGCGGTGGTACCATCCCACCAGCCATAATGGCCGAATGCACACCGAAGTTTCCAGCTTCAATTGCTGCTATCCCAAATGTGAATGCTGCTTTATTAATTGGACCTCCCATATCAATAGCCATCATGCAACCTAAAATAAGGCCTAATAATATAGCGTTAGCACCACCTAAGCTATTTAACCAATTCGTTAACATTTCATTTAATGCAACTACAGGTGGATTTACAACTTTTAGCATTACGATACCTGTAATAAGTAGCCCAAAGACCGGATATAGTAAAACTGGCTTGATTCCTTCTAACTGCACTGGTAAACCCGCAAATAATTTCTTTAAACCAAGAATAATATACCCTGCTAAGAAACCAGCAATTAATCCGCCTAAAAACCCTGCATTTGCTTGTGCCGCTATAAATCCACCGACAACACCCGGCATAAAACCAGGACGATCTGCAATAGAACTCGCAATAAATCCAGCTAAAATCGGTACAAGAAATGTGAACGCTCCTGTTTTTCCGCCGCCAATAGTCATTAATATCTCTGCAATAGAACCTTCTGCTTTAATCCCACCAAATAGAAACGCCATGGCAATTAATATCCCACCACCAACGACGAAGGGTAACATATTACTAACACCATTCATTAAATGTTTATATATACCTAGCCCTTTACCTTTTTCCGCATTCTCTGTCGTTCCACTTTCTTTTATCCCTTTGAAAATCGGTGCATCTTGGTTTACAGCACGCTGCAGAAGCGCCTCCGCTTTCCGAATACCATCGGCTACCGGTACTTGAATAACATGTTTTCCTGCAAAACGACTCATTTCTACTTGTTTATCCGCGGCAACAATGATTGCTGTTGCACGTTCAATATCTTCTTTCATTAATCCATTTTTTACCCCTGTTGAGCCATTTGTCTCTACTTTAATCGCAATACCTAATTCAGTTGCTTTCGCTTTTAAACTATCTGCAGCCATATATGTGTGAGCGATACCAGTCGGACAAGCAGTAACCGCTAACACATACGGTTCATTCCCTTCAGGCTTTACCGTTTCACTTTGTTCTTCTTTCTCATTCTCTTTTATATCAAATAAATGAAGAAGTTCTTCCTTATTTTCCGCTTCCAGAAGCTGTTTACGGAACCCATCATCCATCAGTAATGTGGATAAACGAGATAAAGTCTCTAAATGCGTATTATTTGCTCCTTCACTTGCAGCAATCATAAAAAATAAATGTGCAGGTTGTCCGTCAAGCGATTCGTAATTGACACCGCTTACACTTCTTCCAAAACAAATCGCTGGTTGCTTAACTGCTTTTGTTTTCGCATGCGGAATTGCAATACCTTCTCCAATTCCAGTCGTACTTTGTGATTCGCGCTGTAAAATAGCTTCTTTAAATTGCAATTTACTAGTTAACCTGCCCGCTTTATCTAACTTCTCCACCAGTTCATCTATGACAGCTTCTTTATCTGAAGCTGTCAAATCCATAATAATTGTATCCCTTTTTAATAGTTCTGTAATTTTCATATGCTGCTTCCCCCTATCGCTTTGTGATAATTACTTGCGATAATAATTCTTCAACCTTTTCCTTCGTACATAAATCAGCTGAAAATGCCGTTGCACTCCCTGTTGCAACACCATATCGAAACGCCTCAACAACATCTTTTGTTTTTTCATATATTCCTACAAAACCTGCAACGAGAGAATCTCCCGCTCCAACAGAATTAATAACAACACCTTTTGGGACAGTTGCCTCATATATGCCTTCTGTTGTAAACAATAAAGCACCAGCACCTGCCATTGAGACAATTACATGTTGTACACCTTGGTCAATTAACTTTCTTCCATATGGGAGGATTTCTTCCACTGTGGTAAGCTTTTCTCCGAACAACTCTCCAAGTTCGTGATGGTTCGGTTTTATTAAAAAAGGCCTATTTTTAATTACATGCTTTAATGCATTACCACTTGCATCAACGACCACCTGAACTCCTTGTTTCGCCCCGAACTCCGCTATTTTTTCATAAAATGTTGATGGGATTGAAGAAGGTACACTTCCAGCTAGTACAATACAATCTCCCGACTGCATACTTTCAATTTCTTTCATTAATTGTTCAAATTGCTCATTGGTTACAATAGGACCTTGTCCATTTAACTCTGTTTCTTCTTGACCTTTTATTTTCACATTAATTCGAGAATCTCCGTCTACTTGGACGAAATTTGTTGTTACACCTTCACTATTTAAAACACCTTGAATAAATTGACCGGTAAATCCACCTGTAAAACCGAGAGCAGTATTTTCAACGCCTAAGCGATGAAGCACACGGGACACATTAATCCCTTTTCCCCCAGGAAACTTCATATCTTTCTCTGCTCGATTCACTGTTCCTAAAGAAAAAGAATTTACTTGTACAACATAATCAATTGATGGATTTAAAGTAACTGTATAGATCATTGTTTATCAGCCTCAATCACATTTGTTTTTCTTTTATATTTTTCTAAATCAATTTCTAATATATTTGTAATAATATTCGCTTCTTCAACATTTGCAATTTTCGCAAATGCTACCTCAGAAAACTTACTTTCGTCTATTAAAAAGTAACCTTCATTTGCCAATGTTAAAGCCGTTTTTTTCAGTAAAGCTTCCTCTGGATCTGGTGTTGTATAGCCTAGCTGTTCATGAACACCGTTCGCCCCTAAAAAACATTTATCAAAACGATACTGCTGCATACTTTCCAGTGCCATAGCACCAATTAAAGCTTTCGTTCGACTCTTCATCATGCCACCTAATAAATACGCCCTGATATTGTTTTCGACTAGCGCTTCAATATGCATGAGTCCATTTGTCACGACAGTAACATCTTTATTTATTAGAAACGGAATCATTTCAAGCGTCGTACTTCCTGCATCTAAATAAATACAATCTCCTTGTTCAACAAAACTTGCCGCACAACTTGCAATTTGTTGCTTGATATGAATGTTTTTGGATGATTTTTCAATCATCGTTGGCTCCTGACCTTTTCCAGTTAAAATGGCAGCCCCGCCATGTACTCTTTTTAATAAACGTTGTTTTTCTAATTGCGCTAAATCTCGACGGATTGTCGACTCTGAACTTTGTGTTCTCTCAACCAATTCCTGCAATTTTACAACTTTCATTTCTTTAACAAGCTTTAAAATAATTTGATGACGCTCAGGAGTTAACATGTCATTCACCTCTTCTTTGATTACAGTATAATGAAAACGACCACAAAAATCAACCACAAACAATCAAAAACAATCATTATCATTCGAAATTGATTACAAACAATCAAAAAAGAACCTATTTGATATATATCAAATAGGTTCTTTATCATCTATTTACTTATAAAGAAGCTTTATAAATTTCAGTTACATCGTCTTTATTTAATTTTTTAAATTGACCGAATTCACCGTAAGCCATCGCTTTATCAGCCATTACATCAATCTCATTTTCACCGATGCCATAATCAGCTAATCGTACTGGCGCTTCAATCGATGTCCAAAAATGACGAAGTGCTTCAATACCTTCTAATGCAACTTCTTTATCTGTTTTCCCTTCCACCTCTATACCGAAAACTCGCATCGCAAACTGTTTAAAACGAACCACATTTCCATCGAAAACGTGCTTCATCCAGTTTGGGAATAAAATTGCTAAACCGCCTCCATGTGGTATATCATGCACAGCGGAAACCGCATGTTCAATATTATGAGTTGCCCAATCTCCTCTTACTCCCATCGCTAATATACCGTTTAATGCCATTGTTCCACAGTATAAAATGGTTTCTCTGTGCTCATAATTTTCTAGATCATTTAAAAGCTTAGGTGCTGTTTCGATTACTGTTTTTAAAATAGATTCACAATAACGATCTTGTAATTCTGTATTTGTACCGTGATGAAAATATTGTTCTAATACATGTGACATAATATCGACCATACCATAAATCGTTTGATTTCTCGGTACAGAAGCAGTATGCTCTGGATCTAAAATTGAAAACTGCGGGAATGTAACAGGACTACCCCAGCCATACTTTTCA
The DNA window shown above is from Bacillus clarus and carries:
- the hfq gene encoding RNA chaperone Hfq, with translation MKQSINIQDQFLNQLRKENTFVTLYLLNGFQLRGLIKGFDNFTVLLETEGKQQLIYKHAISTFVPQKNVSIELE
- the miaA gene encoding tRNA (adenosine(37)-N6)-dimethylallyltransferase MiaA, producing the protein MGEAQREKVAVIIGPTAVGKTKLSIDIAKTLNGEIISGDSMQIYRTMDIGTAKVTTDEMEGIPHYMIDIKNPEDSFSVAEFQELVRGHIREITERGKLPIIVGGTGLYIQSVLFDYQFTDEAGDSLYREQMEKLALEHGVEYVHKKLQEVDPESANRIHANNVRRVIRALEIFHTTGQKMSDQLEKQENKLLYDVSLIGLTMDRSMLYDRINLRVDLMLKQGLLQEVEGLYKNGVRDCQSIQAIGYKELYDYFEGRVSLEEAVSQLKTNSRRYAKRQLTWFRNKMDVSWFDVTNGEKTSEILRYIEGKLQ
- a CDS encoding 3D domain-containing protein, which gives rise to MKKLIGIATAAVFGIVIFATSAKAETIVTTDVLNVRENPTVDSTVVGKLLSGNQLEVINTENGWSKIKFDGKDVFVSAEFTKSIYYVTANVLNVRAGANTDSEILGTLKKDDMIETTKQIQNEWLQFEYNGKPAYVHVPFLTGKVPVVEKQEAPVQTEAPAKAKVKTPVQTEAQVKSKSEEPVVQEKPAAKPVAKAVETSGPSGGREITVEATAYTAHPGENGTYGGRVLTAMGHDLTANPNMKVIAVDPKVIPLGSKVWVEGYGEAIAGDTGGAIKGNRIDVLVGSDSTADNWGRKSVKVKILK
- a CDS encoding PTS fructose transporter subunit IIABC → MKITELLKRDTIIMDLTASDKEAVIDELVEKLDKAGRLTSKLQFKEAILQRESQSTTGIGEGIAIPHAKTKAVKQPAICFGRSVSGVNYESLDGQPAHLFFMIAASEGANNTHLETLSRLSTLLMDDGFRKQLLEAENKEELLHLFDIKENEKEEQSETVKPEGNEPYVLAVTACPTGIAHTYMAADSLKAKATELGIAIKVETNGSTGVKNGLMKEDIERATAIIVAADKQVEMSRFAGKHVIQVPVADGIRKAEALLQRAVNQDAPIFKGIKESGTTENAEKGKGLGIYKHLMNGVSNMLPFVVGGGILIAMAFLFGGIKAEGSIAEILMTIGGGKTGAFTFLVPILAGFIASSIADRPGFMPGVVGGFIAAQANAGFLGGLIAGFLAGYIILGLKKLFAGLPVQLEGIKPVLLYPVFGLLITGIVMLKVVNPPVVALNEMLTNWLNSLGGANAILLGLILGCMMAIDMGGPINKAAFTFGIAAIEAGNFGVHSAIMAGGMVPPLAIAFATTFFKSKFTEAERKSGLTNYIMGASFITEGAIPFAAADPIRVIVSCVIGSGLAGALSMLFQVTLPAPHGGLFVILLVNKPWLYICSILIGSIVAALMIGIWKKKV
- the pfkB gene encoding 1-phosphofructokinase, encoding MIYTVTLNPSIDYVVQVNSFSLGTVNRAEKDMKFPGGKGINVSRVLHRLGVENTALGFTGGFTGQFIQGVLNSEGVTTNFVQVDGDSRINVKIKGQEETELNGQGPIVTNEQFEQLMKEIESMQSGDCIVLAGSVPSSIPSTFYEKIAEFGAKQGVQVVVDASGNALKHVIKNRPFLIKPNHHELGELFGEKLTTVEEILPYGRKLIDQGVQHVIVSMAGAGALLFTTEGIYEATVPKGVVINSVGAGDSLVAGFVGIYEKTKDVVEAFRYGVATGSATAFSADLCTKEKVEELLSQVIITKR
- a CDS encoding DeoR/GlpR family DNA-binding transcription regulator, producing MLTPERHQIILKLVKEMKVVKLQELVERTQSSESTIRRDLAQLEKQRLLKRVHGGAAILTGKGQEPTMIEKSSKNIHIKQQIASCAASFVEQGDCIYLDAGSTTLEMIPFLINKDVTVVTNGLMHIEALVENNIRAYLLGGMMKSRTKALIGAMALESMQQYRFDKCFLGANGVHEQLGYTTPDPEEALLKKTALTLANEGYFLIDESKFSEVAFAKIANVEEANIITNILEIDLEKYKRKTNVIEADKQ
- a CDS encoding iron-containing alcohol dehydrogenase, producing the protein MQNFVFRNPTKLIFGKGQLEQLKIEIPQFGKKVLLVYGGGSIKRNGIYENVISILKDINAEVFELTGVEPNPRLSTVKKGIQICKEHGVEFILAVGGGSVIDCTKAIAAGSKYDGDVWDIVTKKAFANEALPFGTVLTLAATGSEMNAGSVITNWETNEKYGWGSPVTFPQFSILDPEHTASVPRNQTIYGMVDIMSHVLEQYFHHGTNTELQDRYCESILKTVIETAPKLLNDLENYEHRETILYCGTMALNGILAMGVRGDWATHNIEHAVSAVHDIPHGGGLAILFPNWMKHVFDGNVVRFKQFAMRVFGIEVEGKTDKEVALEGIEALRHFWTSIEAPVRLADYGIGENEIDVMADKAMAYGEFGQFKKLNKDDVTEIYKASL